AATTAACAATTTCTTTTACTTTATCAATTAAATCAATCAATATTTGAAATTTTTCCAGCATTCCAAACATAAAGAGTAACCCTATAAAAAGAGCTAACATTAAAGAAACAACAACCACCATCTTGAATATGAACATAGAGAGGTGAAGTATTTTAATTATCAGAAATATTGCAAGATATGACATCAGTAGAAGGATTAGAAATATTGCCACGGGATTCAGATGCATTTTTCACTTTCCTTTTTAATACGATTCCACTTCCGCCCAGGCGGATACCGAAACATAATAATGCCTTATATTTTAGAAGGCAAATTACAAAACTTGTTTCTGTTATTCACCCGCCGGAAAGTCTTCACCTCAGACGGATATTTTTGTAGCACTACAGTTAAACGTTACACGTTAGCACCCTCCTACGCCAAAGCTTTGCAGGATAAACGTTGCTAACGTTCTACATTAACGTGATATTATTTGTTCGCTTTTCTCACTGTACCTGCTTCGTTTCCTTCACTTTCTGTCTTTTCCGCCACAAAGCGTTGACGGACTGCTCGCCTAAACGCTGGCGACCAGGCTTTTTCTACTTTTCGTACTTACTGTACTTGCTGTTTGTGCTTACCTTGCTGCAATTGCTTCCTTCACCCCAGTTTTCCTCTGATAATTTCGGCCCTCTTTTGATCCCTCTCCGGTTCACCCATTTCTTTCATAAATAATTTCTGTATATGACCGGGCTGGGTTATTATCAAAAGTTCATTCACCATCCTGATATCAGCTTTTACTATACCGCTTTCTATCCCGAGCCGGAGCGAGGAAAGAAGGGTAATTGCTTCTTCAAAATTAATAGAGCGGACATTTTTCAAGATCCCGTATGAACGCCAGATATTATCCTCGGTCTTGGTCCTGGCATTTTTAAAAAGCGATTCTCTTGCTTTCTTTTCATAATCAATAAGCTGTTTTGTTACTTTGTCAACTTCATTTATTATTTCTGCTTCTGTATGTCCCAGAGACACCTGATTACTAATCTGAAAAAATGGGGTCTTTATATCAATACCTTCCCCGTAAAAACCCCGGGCAACAAGCCCCATCTGGGCAATGTTATTTAAAACTTTTGTTATTTCTTTGCTTATCACTAATCCCGGCAGGTGAACCATCACTGAAGCGCGAAGTCCCGTACCGGTATTGGTAGGACAAGCACTCAGATAACCGATATCAATATCATAGGCGTAGGTAATTTTCTTTTCCAGTTCCGTATCAAGTTTATCCAAAGCAGCAAAGCCTTGAGCCAGCTGTATCCCGGGAAGAAGGATTTGAAGACGGAGATGATCTTCTTCATTTATCATTACGGACACACTTTCATCTTTTGAAAATACTACCGCCCGTTTCCGGTCATTTATGACATGATCATAACTCATAATATGCCGTTCCATAAGAACAATACGGTCAAGTTCAGGAAGAGCCATAAGATCCACGGCTCTTACACCCTTAAACAACCTGCTCTTTTCTACGGCCTTAGAAACCATACCAACCAGTTCTTCTGCGTCCTTCTCATTAAGATTGTGTGAAAATGGAAAACCATTCACATTCCGGGCAAGACGAACCCTGGAGGAGATAACAATCTCAGAACTCGGACCCGGCTCCAAAAGCCATTTACTGGTTGATTTTACGAGTTCTTCAAACATCAGCTCATATCCTTATTAAGTTTTTTCTCCAGCCTCTTAATCCTATCACGGAGCTTTGCAGCATCCTCATAGCGCTCTTCGTTTACCGCAACAGTTAATTTCCCTTTTAAATTATTTATCTCCGAAGGATCAAACACCTTGGTAATTTTCTTATTTACTTTCTGCTTTACCGGGATCTTTGCAGGTACTTTACCGATATGCCGGTTACTCCCGTGAATACGGCGAAGAATCGGAGTTAAAGATTTTTTAAAAGTATAATAGCAAAGCGGACAGCCGAGAAAACCAGACTTCCGGAGATCATCGCTGGACCAACCGCATTGACAGGTCACCTTAACACCCTTGTCAGGACCTCCGACAGATTTTTCCTCTTCCATAAAA
This genomic window from Candidatus Firestonebacteria bacterium RIFOXYD2_FULL_39_29 contains:
- a CDS encoding protein arginine kinase, with product MFEELVKSTSKWLLEPGPSSEIVISSRVRLARNVNGFPFSHNLNEKDAEELVGMVSKAVEKSRLFKGVRAVDLMALPELDRIVLMERHIMSYDHVINDRKRAVVFSKDESVSVMINEEDHLRLQILLPGIQLAQGFAALDKLDTELEKKITYAYDIDIGYLSACPTNTGTGLRASVMVHLPGLVISKEITKVLNNIAQMGLVARGFYGEGIDIKTPFFQISNQVSLGHTEAEIINEVDKVTKQLIDYEKKARESLFKNARTKTEDNIWRSYGILKNVRSINFEEAITLLSSLRLGIESGIVKADIRMVNELLIITQPGHIQKLFMKEMGEPERDQKRAEIIRGKLG